One window of Flavobacteriales bacterium genomic DNA carries:
- a CDS encoding tRNA glutamyl-Q synthetase — protein sequence MHTRIAPTPSGYLHAGNGAAFVLAWKLAREAGGKLLLRIDDLDAERVRPEYVEDIFETLHWLGVDWDEGPGNAAELKSRWSQHFRMARYMELVDQLREGGHLYACACSRKEIQDRTGSGDYDGHCRTLGLPFDHPDCSWRLMLPNTGKVVWHTWPDGKPHEAALNMPDPVIRQRNGRPAYQIASLADDVRFGIDMIVRGEDLLASTAVQLHLAGLLGLEAFHKAFFLHHSLVLDPHGAKRSKSHGADSLWAARKAGEDPMEIHRLADELLRVG from the coding sequence ATGCACACCCGTATCGCCCCAACCCCCAGCGGCTACCTCCACGCGGGCAACGGCGCGGCCTTCGTGCTGGCGTGGAAGCTGGCACGGGAAGCGGGCGGAAAGCTCCTCCTGCGCATCGACGACCTGGATGCCGAGCGCGTGCGGCCGGAGTACGTGGAGGACATCTTCGAGACCTTGCATTGGTTGGGCGTGGACTGGGATGAAGGTCCTGGGAATGCGGCGGAACTGAAGAGCAGATGGTCGCAGCATTTTCGCATGGCGCGGTACATGGAGTTGGTGGATCAGCTTCGCGAAGGCGGTCATCTGTATGCCTGCGCCTGTTCCCGGAAGGAGATCCAGGACCGCACCGGCTCCGGCGACTATGATGGCCATTGTCGCACGCTGGGTCTGCCCTTCGATCATCCGGACTGCTCGTGGCGGTTGATGTTGCCCAACACCGGCAAGGTGGTTTGGCATACTTGGCCGGACGGGAAGCCACATGAAGCTGCATTGAATATGCCCGACCCGGTTATCCGGCAGCGTAACGGCCGACCCGCCTACCAGATCGCCTCCTTGGCGGATGATGTCCGCTTCGGCATCGACATGATCGTAAGGGGCGAGGACCTGCTGGCTTCCACGGCGGTACAACTGCACTTGGCCGGTCTGCTCGGCCTGGAAGCGTTCCACAAAGCGTTCTTTCTACACCATTCTTTGGTCTTGGACCCACACGGAGCGAAACGCTCAAAATCCCATGGGGCGGATTCCTTGTGGGCGGCGCGGAAGGCGGGTGAGGACCCGATGGAAATTCACCGGTTGGCTGACGAACTTCTGCGGGTAGGTTGA
- the mutS gene encoding DNA mismatch repair protein MutS, with product MTKASPAETPLMKQYMRIKAQYPDALLLFRVGDFYETFLQDAITAASVLGITLTQRNNGTGTIELAGFPHHSLDNYLPKLVRAGHRVAICDQLEDPKLTKTIVKRGVTEVATPGVSFAEGVVDGRSNNWLAAICGEGERYGVAFLDVTTGEFIAGEGDSKTMAKAIESHAPGELLFPRGAKQPLVAEESGRWRSFALEPWAFTDDFARERLLRQFDTAGLKGFGIEELPLAQRAAGAVLHYLGETHHDRLGHVRRIAKLANDGHVWLDRFTVRNLELVAPVNEGGHTLLAAMDRCETPMGARLLRRWLLFPLVDEKAIGERLDHVQALLEASVLRDAIGDDLRAVGDLERLAAKAAVGRINPRELLQMARAIQAAERVRGALDKAGGILAATAKGWMVPLEIAEHISASIEPETPVNIQKGGVIRTGVDADLDELRHVTTHAKELLMEVQRREVERTGITSLKVGYNNVFGYYLEVRHTHRDKVPPEWVRKQTLTGAERYITDELKALEERILSAEERILALEGQLYGTVVERVCKGIGEVQAIGTAIARVDVLRGFAINAATWKYARPVISQDAVLRIRDGRHPVIEQQLPPGEPYVANDLTLDPENAQLLVITGPNMSGKSALLRQTALIVLMAQCGSFVPAREANIGIIDRVFTRVGASDNLTTGESTFMVEMNETASILNNLSARSLLLMDEIGRGTSTYDGISIAWSIAEFLHEHPMRPKTLFATHYHEMNDMAETFPRIRNANVAVREADGKVLFLRKLVPGGSDRSFGIHVARMAGMPEQVVKRAEKVLHHLEQTHSGDLGEDLPGEKKEAGPAVPKPATASLGREPQLSFFQLDDPALEGIRDELEALDINTLTPVEALMKLNEIKRMAGAGRSRLKKA from the coding sequence ATGACCAAAGCCTCTCCCGCCGAAACACCCTTGATGAAGCAGTACATGCGCATCAAGGCGCAATACCCGGACGCCCTCCTGCTGTTCCGTGTCGGCGATTTCTATGAGACCTTCCTGCAGGACGCCATCACCGCCGCCAGCGTGCTCGGCATCACGCTCACCCAGCGCAACAACGGCACGGGTACCATCGAGCTGGCGGGCTTCCCGCACCATTCCTTGGACAATTACCTGCCGAAGCTGGTGCGGGCCGGCCATCGCGTGGCCATCTGCGACCAGTTGGAAGATCCCAAACTGACCAAGACCATCGTGAAGCGCGGCGTCACCGAGGTGGCCACGCCGGGTGTCTCCTTCGCCGAAGGAGTGGTGGACGGTCGCAGCAACAACTGGCTGGCTGCGATCTGCGGCGAAGGCGAACGCTACGGTGTCGCCTTCCTGGACGTCACCACCGGCGAGTTCATCGCCGGGGAAGGCGACAGCAAGACCATGGCCAAGGCGATCGAGAGCCATGCGCCCGGTGAACTGCTCTTCCCGCGCGGGGCGAAGCAGCCCTTGGTCGCTGAGGAATCCGGGCGCTGGCGCAGCTTTGCGTTGGAGCCATGGGCCTTCACGGACGACTTCGCGCGCGAGCGTCTTTTACGCCAGTTTGACACCGCCGGGCTGAAGGGCTTCGGCATCGAGGAACTGCCCTTGGCCCAGCGCGCCGCCGGTGCCGTGCTGCATTACCTCGGTGAAACGCACCACGACCGCCTCGGCCACGTGCGGCGCATCGCCAAACTGGCGAACGACGGCCATGTCTGGCTGGACCGCTTCACCGTGCGCAACTTGGAGCTGGTGGCCCCGGTGAACGAGGGCGGCCACACGCTGCTGGCCGCCATGGACCGCTGTGAAACACCCATGGGCGCGCGTCTGCTGCGGCGTTGGCTGCTCTTTCCGCTGGTGGATGAGAAGGCTATCGGGGAGCGTTTGGACCACGTACAGGCGCTGTTGGAAGCATCGGTCTTACGGGATGCCATCGGCGACGACCTCCGTGCGGTGGGCGACTTGGAACGCTTGGCCGCGAAGGCCGCCGTGGGCCGCATCAATCCCCGGGAGCTGCTCCAGATGGCCCGTGCCATTCAGGCCGCCGAGCGGGTGCGCGGTGCTTTGGACAAGGCAGGCGGCATTCTAGCGGCTACTGCAAAAGGGTGGATGGTGCCATTGGAAATCGCGGAGCACATCAGCGCGAGCATCGAGCCGGAAACGCCCGTGAACATCCAGAAAGGCGGCGTGATCCGCACCGGCGTGGATGCCGACCTGGATGAATTGCGCCACGTGACCACCCACGCCAAGGAACTCCTGATGGAAGTCCAGCGCCGCGAGGTGGAGCGCACCGGCATCACTTCGCTGAAGGTGGGCTACAACAACGTCTTCGGCTATTACTTGGAAGTGCGCCACACACACCGGGACAAGGTGCCACCGGAATGGGTGCGCAAGCAGACCCTCACCGGTGCCGAGCGCTACATCACCGACGAGCTGAAGGCTTTGGAGGAGCGCATCCTCAGCGCCGAGGAACGCATCCTCGCCCTCGAGGGGCAACTCTATGGGACGGTGGTGGAGCGTGTGTGCAAAGGCATCGGGGAGGTGCAGGCCATCGGTACGGCCATTGCCCGGGTCGATGTCCTGCGCGGCTTCGCTATCAATGCCGCCACGTGGAAATATGCCCGACCGGTGATCTCCCAAGATGCTGTACTGCGCATCCGTGATGGCCGTCATCCCGTGATCGAGCAGCAGCTTCCGCCCGGCGAACCGTACGTGGCCAACGACCTCACGCTGGACCCGGAGAACGCCCAACTGCTGGTGATCACCGGCCCCAACATGAGCGGTAAGTCGGCGCTATTGCGGCAAACGGCCCTCATCGTGCTGATGGCCCAGTGCGGCAGCTTCGTCCCGGCGCGCGAGGCCAACATCGGCATCATCGACCGCGTCTTCACCCGCGTGGGTGCCAGCGACAACCTCACCACGGGGGAAAGCACCTTCATGGTGGAGATGAACGAGACCGCCAGCATCCTCAACAACCTCAGTGCGCGCAGCCTGCTGCTGATGGACGAGATAGGCCGCGGCACCAGCACTTACGACGGCATCTCCATCGCGTGGTCCATCGCCGAGTTCCTGCACGAGCATCCCATGCGGCCCAAGACGCTCTTCGCCACGCACTACCATGAGATGAACGACATGGCGGAGACCTTCCCGCGCATCCGCAACGCCAACGTGGCCGTGCGTGAGGCCGATGGCAAGGTGCTCTTCTTGCGGAAACTCGTCCCCGGCGGCAGCGACCGCAGTTTCGGGATCCACGTGGCCCGCATGGCCGGCATGCCGGAGCAAGTGGTGAAGCGCGCGGAAAAAGTGCTGCACCATTTGGAACAGACCCATTCAGGAGACCTCGGCGAAGACCTGCCCGGTGAGAAAAAGGAAGCAGGCCCCGCAGTGCCCAAGCCCGCCACCGCCAGCCTTGGCCGCGAGCCGCAGCTCAGCTTCTTCCAGCTCGACGACCCTGCGCTCGAAGGCATCCGCGACGAGCTGGAGGCCCTCGACATCAATACACTGACGCCTGTTGAAGCACTGATGAAGTTGAATGAGATCAAGCGGATGGCAGGAGCGGGCCGATCAAGGCTGAAGAAGGCATGA
- a CDS encoding TrmH family RNA methyltransferase, with translation MSQPDRKLTMDELGRMDAEGYKAMAKRRLRFILDDVRSRHNTGSIFRTADAFALEGLDLCGFTPLPPHREIEKTALGATLSVPWVHHTSALDAVHKLQAEGWEVWAVEQTEHAMAITQWAPDPEKGLALVLGNELHGVSEAVVAACDGAIVVPQGGTKHSLNVSVCAGIVAAWAVFNGKTL, from the coding sequence ATGTCGCAGCCTGACCGCAAACTGACCATGGATGAACTCGGGCGGATGGATGCTGAGGGATACAAGGCTATGGCCAAGCGGCGGTTGCGCTTTATCCTGGACGATGTACGGAGCCGCCACAACACCGGTTCCATCTTCCGTACAGCTGATGCTTTCGCACTGGAGGGGTTGGACTTGTGCGGCTTCACGCCGCTGCCGCCCCACCGGGAGATCGAGAAGACGGCGCTGGGGGCCACGCTCTCCGTGCCCTGGGTACACCATACCTCGGCGTTGGACGCGGTGCATAAGCTGCAGGCGGAAGGCTGGGAGGTATGGGCGGTGGAGCAGACCGAGCATGCAATGGCGATCACCCAATGGGCCCCGGACCCGGAAAAAGGGTTGGCCTTGGTGCTCGGCAACGAGCTGCACGGGGTGAGCGAGGCCGTGGTGGCCGCCTGTGACGGAGCGATCGTGGTACCACAGGGCGGGACAAAACACAGTCTGAACGTGTCCGTATGCGCCGGGATCGTGGCGGCATGGGCCGTATTTAACGGAAAAACACTCTAA